A genomic window from Agrobacterium tumefaciens includes:
- a CDS encoding ABC transporter ATP-binding protein: MIGSFLSPNDKKLLTRLFKENFKKHVGWYSAAIAAMVVVAATTSLSAWIMRDIVNSVYLKRGFDVVLEIAVAVAVIFIVKGLATFVQSYYLSKAGNSIVAEQQRKIYDRLLKQGVSFFQNLPSSELLVRVTYNAQAARSVIDTIVTSFVRDLFSLLGLIIVMFAQNFLLSAISMIIGPLAIFSVRLVLRRVRKIMEAELASLGEIVNVVQETSIGVRVIKAFSLEKLMRQRMNKAVSDVEHRANGIAKLEAATSPIMETLSGLAIAVVIAVSGYTVLEKGGSPGDLMAFITALLLAYEPAKRLARMRVQIEGGMIGVRMMFEVLDAPLTLMEKKDAVALPKASGDVELKNVSFEYVSGQPVLRDVSVLFEGGKMTALVGPSGSGKSTIINLMMRLYDPQNGSVEINGTDLRDVSFASLREHVSYVGQETFLFSGTVKHNISVGRDNATEEEIIAAAKAANAHDFIMKMQDGYDTRLGENGSGLSGGQRQRVAIARAMLRDADILILDEATSALDSESESLVRDALERLTLNKTSIVIAHRLSTINRADKIVVMDNGEVVEQGSRRELLANDGLYKRLHSIQFDADVA; this comes from the coding sequence GTGATCGGATCATTTTTGTCGCCAAACGACAAGAAGTTGCTGACGCGACTTTTCAAAGAAAACTTCAAAAAACATGTCGGTTGGTACTCTGCAGCAATTGCGGCGATGGTTGTCGTTGCCGCCACGACGTCTCTCAGCGCTTGGATCATGCGCGATATCGTCAACAGCGTTTATCTTAAGAGAGGCTTTGACGTCGTTCTTGAGATTGCTGTTGCGGTTGCGGTCATTTTCATCGTGAAGGGTCTCGCGACCTTTGTGCAGAGCTATTATCTGAGCAAGGCCGGCAACAGCATCGTCGCCGAGCAGCAGCGCAAAATCTATGATCGGCTGTTGAAACAGGGAGTATCCTTTTTTCAAAACCTACCTTCCTCTGAACTGCTTGTGCGCGTCACCTATAATGCGCAGGCGGCCCGGAGCGTCATAGACACGATCGTCACCTCTTTTGTCCGGGACCTTTTTTCGCTCCTGGGGCTGATCATCGTGATGTTCGCCCAGAATTTCCTTCTGAGTGCGATTTCCATGATTATTGGTCCCTTGGCGATCTTCAGCGTTCGTCTCGTCCTGCGTCGTGTTCGCAAGATCATGGAGGCCGAACTCGCCTCGCTGGGTGAAATTGTCAATGTCGTGCAGGAAACGAGTATTGGCGTTCGCGTTATCAAGGCCTTTTCGCTTGAGAAACTGATGCGCCAGCGCATGAACAAGGCCGTGTCAGATGTTGAGCACCGTGCCAATGGGATTGCCAAGCTCGAGGCAGCTACGAGCCCGATCATGGAGACACTGTCTGGCCTTGCTATCGCAGTGGTGATTGCTGTCTCTGGATACACGGTGCTCGAAAAAGGCGGCTCCCCCGGCGATCTGATGGCATTCATTACCGCTCTTCTCCTAGCCTACGAACCGGCTAAGCGACTTGCTAGAATGCGCGTACAGATCGAAGGCGGGATGATCGGCGTGCGTATGATGTTCGAGGTGCTGGATGCGCCGCTAACACTGATGGAAAAGAAAGACGCAGTAGCGCTCCCGAAGGCAAGCGGCGATGTCGAACTCAAGAACGTCAGCTTCGAGTACGTGTCCGGTCAGCCGGTTCTCAGGGACGTCAGCGTCCTTTTTGAAGGCGGCAAGATGACGGCGCTGGTCGGCCCCTCTGGCAGTGGCAAGTCGACTATCATCAACCTCATGATGCGTCTTTACGACCCACAGAACGGCTCTGTTGAAATCAACGGCACGGATCTGCGCGATGTTTCCTTTGCCAGCCTGCGCGAACACGTTTCTTATGTAGGCCAGGAAACCTTCCTGTTCTCCGGAACGGTCAAGCACAACATCTCCGTCGGTCGCGACAATGCGACAGAGGAAGAGATCATCGCTGCCGCCAAGGCCGCAAATGCGCATGATTTCATCATGAAGATGCAGGACGGATACGACACCAGGCTCGGTGAGAACGGCTCCGGTCTGTCGGGCGGTCAGCGCCAGCGCGTGGCCATTGCTCGCGCAATGCTTCGAGACGCGGATATTCTAATCCTCGACGAAGCAACCAGCGCTCTCGATTCGGAATCCGAATCCCTCGTGCGCGATGCGCTGGAGCGTCTCACGCTCAACAAGACATCCATCGTCATCGCCCACCGCCTTTCCACCATCAACCGCGCCGACAAGATTGTCGTCATGGACAATGGTGAAGTGGTAGAACAGGGCAGCCGGCGTGAATTGTTGGCGAATGATGGTCTTTACAAGCGGCTCCACAGCATCCAGTTCGACGCCGACGTCGCTTGA
- a CDS encoding IclR family transcriptional regulator — protein MDRTINVPSGGVERTIAMLELLALAEEPLKLSDVAHQLDIPKSACHRILTSLIENGWAWQSPESDCYALTMRMALVGQKQLARLQVSDLRQPILNALAERTRELVRLTAVQNNTLVWVGSARGRRSGLVFEPDMSAGIVPYATANGKIWLASLERERALRIALEAGLGQPGQQAANAINTIEALNRELDAVAGLGYGRAVGEAEEGVGAIAVAIHQGKDVVGTMSVAAPLTRLTDERVAEILPLLARAASDMEIAW, from the coding sequence ATGGACAGGACGATCAATGTACCAAGCGGCGGCGTCGAGCGAACGATTGCCATGCTGGAGCTCCTCGCCTTGGCCGAGGAACCGCTCAAACTATCCGATGTCGCTCATCAACTCGATATTCCGAAAAGCGCATGTCATCGCATCCTCACTTCCCTGATCGAGAATGGCTGGGCTTGGCAGAGCCCCGAGAGCGATTGCTACGCGCTAACCATGCGCATGGCGCTGGTGGGCCAGAAACAACTGGCGCGATTGCAGGTCTCGGATTTGCGTCAGCCGATCCTGAATGCGCTCGCCGAACGCACCCGCGAACTCGTTCGTTTGACGGCTGTGCAGAACAATACGCTTGTCTGGGTCGGCTCCGCCCGCGGTCGCCGCTCAGGCCTGGTGTTTGAACCCGATATGAGCGCCGGCATCGTACCCTATGCGACGGCGAACGGTAAAATATGGCTGGCGAGCCTGGAGCGGGAGAGGGCGCTGAGGATCGCCCTTGAAGCCGGGCTCGGCCAACCCGGCCAGCAGGCTGCCAACGCCATCAATACCATCGAAGCGCTGAACCGGGAACTCGATGCCGTTGCAGGTCTCGGTTACGGCCGCGCAGTTGGCGAAGCCGAAGAGGGAGTGGGGGCAATTGCTGTCGCCATCCACCAGGGGAAAGATGTCGTGGGAACCATGAGCGTGGCGGCGCCGCTGACTCGTCTTACGGATGAGCGTGTGGCGGAGATATTGCCGCTTCTGGCAAGGGCTGCGAGTGACATGGAAATCGCCTGGTAG
- a CDS encoding ABC transporter ATP-binding protein, producing MLQKKNDRTGYEPGVLLKGVSKYFGHADAPVVALEKLDLTIGDGEFVAIVGPSGCGKSTMMRLISRLSHASTGEISVFGDVSKAPPPGMSIVFQNHVLLAWRTIIDNVLFPAEMTGRNREELRPHALALLESVGLKDFADRYPHELSGGMKQRASIARALLLQPRLLLMDEPFGALDALTREQMRIDLEALWLKNRMTVVFITHSIDEAVLLADRVIVMTPRPGRIERILDIDMPRPRGLAARREPEFIEKSEEITEIFLSRGILQRHA from the coding sequence ATGTTGCAGAAGAAAAACGACAGGACCGGTTATGAACCCGGCGTCTTGCTAAAGGGCGTCAGCAAATATTTCGGGCATGCGGACGCGCCTGTCGTGGCCTTGGAAAAACTTGACCTGACTATTGGTGACGGGGAGTTCGTCGCGATTGTCGGCCCATCCGGCTGCGGCAAATCGACGATGATGCGGCTGATCTCCCGTCTTTCTCACGCCAGCACGGGGGAGATTTCCGTTTTCGGCGACGTTTCCAAGGCACCGCCGCCCGGTATGAGCATCGTTTTCCAGAATCACGTGCTTCTCGCCTGGCGAACGATCATCGACAATGTGCTGTTTCCAGCCGAAATGACCGGGCGGAACCGCGAGGAATTGCGGCCGCATGCGCTTGCGCTTCTCGAATCCGTCGGTTTGAAGGATTTCGCCGACAGGTATCCGCATGAACTTTCCGGCGGCATGAAGCAGCGCGCATCGATCGCCCGTGCTCTGCTTCTGCAACCGCGTCTGCTGTTGATGGATGAGCCCTTCGGGGCATTGGATGCGCTGACGCGCGAACAGATGCGTATCGATTTGGAAGCGCTCTGGCTGAAGAATCGAATGACGGTCGTCTTCATCACCCACTCCATCGATGAAGCGGTTCTTCTCGCGGATCGCGTCATCGTCATGACCCCGAGACCTGGGAGAATCGAGAGGATATTGGATATCGACATGCCTCGGCCGCGTGGGCTGGCCGCCCGACGGGAGCCGGAATTCATCGAGAAATCCGAGGAGATTACCGAGATTTTCCTTTCGCGCGGCATTTTGCAACGCCATGCCTGA
- a CDS encoding ABC transporter permease, with the protein MFSKVIGAVKGQAHTVGSLVGAGIVWEIAVRLLNVPEYILPAPSKVFADLYNNVPIVFTASLYTLQPMVLGFLVAVVMGTLLALLVVYSRAFEAIFYPLLVILQIIPKIAIAPLFIIWVGFGLPSKILLVFLLSFFPIVVNSIVAFKSIEPDVYDLAKSYRAGRLKIFWKVELPGALPSLFAGFKVAAALSATAAVVAEFVASDNGLGYLLLNYNGNMNTSMTFAVIIVLSLLGLLLYGIVELIERFAIPWHVSQRRDDFTVGKSAT; encoded by the coding sequence ATGTTTTCGAAAGTCATTGGTGCCGTCAAAGGACAGGCCCACACCGTAGGCAGCCTCGTGGGTGCAGGCATTGTCTGGGAAATCGCGGTGCGTCTCTTGAATGTTCCGGAATATATCCTGCCGGCGCCGAGCAAGGTCTTTGCGGACCTTTATAACAATGTGCCTATTGTCTTCACCGCATCGCTCTACACACTGCAGCCCATGGTGCTCGGCTTCCTCGTGGCCGTCGTCATGGGAACGTTGCTTGCTCTGCTGGTCGTCTATTCACGCGCATTCGAGGCGATCTTCTATCCGCTGCTGGTGATCCTGCAGATCATCCCCAAGATCGCCATCGCACCGCTCTTCATTATCTGGGTCGGCTTCGGTCTGCCTTCGAAGATCCTGCTGGTCTTCCTGCTTTCCTTTTTTCCGATCGTGGTCAATTCCATCGTAGCGTTTAAGTCCATCGAACCTGACGTCTACGATCTCGCCAAGAGCTATCGCGCCGGACGACTGAAGATTTTCTGGAAGGTGGAACTGCCCGGCGCCCTGCCCTCGCTTTTTGCCGGCTTCAAGGTGGCTGCAGCACTGTCTGCAACGGCGGCCGTGGTGGCGGAATTCGTTGCCTCCGACAACGGGCTTGGATACCTGCTGCTGAACTATAACGGCAACATGAATACCAGCATGACCTTCGCCGTCATCATCGTGCTGAGCCTGCTTGGCTTGCTTCTCTACGGCATCGTGGAACTGATCGAGCGTTTCGCCATCCCCTGGCACGTCTCGCAGCGCCGTGACGATTTCACTGTCGGGAAAAGCGCGACCTGA
- a CDS encoding ABC transporter substrate-binding protein produces the protein MFNIMKKTLAGGAIALAVGLAGIQSAAAEDKVTLRLNFLLSGVHTIFYYGAEKGFYKEAGIDLQIGEGQGSARTVQSVATGGDMFGIADGGSVIAGASKGAPVKSVLGLLNTSPYAMTFRADSGVKSIKDVEGKTVAASAGEASLALLPAIWKKNGVDASKVNILNVDGPGKIIAIMQDRAAGILGGLENQVVVLNSKGLEQKVFSFAELGVNTQGLTIVTNTKLIDSNQDLVKRFVAASLKSIEAAKADPDAAVAAAVKEKPTGDPKLLKEQLEVSLKLLPSPSAPSAPLGEMAAADWQQTLDLMKEYQDIKTDMSADAFFTNSLIAK, from the coding sequence ATGTTCAATATTATGAAAAAAACGCTTGCGGGCGGTGCGATCGCGCTCGCCGTTGGTCTGGCAGGAATTCAATCCGCTGCGGCTGAAGACAAGGTCACACTCCGTCTCAATTTCCTTTTGAGTGGTGTCCATACCATCTTTTATTACGGCGCAGAAAAGGGTTTCTACAAGGAGGCCGGCATTGATCTGCAGATTGGCGAAGGCCAGGGCTCGGCGCGCACGGTCCAGTCGGTCGCAACTGGTGGCGATATGTTCGGCATCGCCGATGGCGGCAGCGTCATTGCCGGCGCGTCGAAAGGCGCACCGGTCAAATCCGTGCTCGGTCTGCTTAACACCTCACCCTATGCCATGACGTTTCGCGCGGATTCCGGCGTAAAATCCATCAAGGATGTGGAGGGCAAGACGGTCGCGGCCAGCGCCGGCGAAGCTTCACTCGCCCTCCTGCCCGCTATTTGGAAAAAGAATGGCGTCGATGCGTCCAAGGTCAATATTCTGAATGTGGATGGACCCGGCAAGATCATCGCCATCATGCAGGATCGCGCCGCGGGCATTCTCGGCGGGCTTGAAAACCAGGTCGTGGTTCTCAATTCAAAGGGTCTGGAGCAGAAGGTATTTTCTTTTGCGGAGCTGGGCGTGAACACGCAGGGTCTGACAATCGTTACCAACACCAAGTTGATCGACAGCAATCAGGACCTGGTCAAGCGCTTCGTGGCGGCGTCGCTGAAATCCATAGAGGCAGCCAAGGCGGATCCTGACGCGGCAGTTGCTGCAGCCGTCAAGGAAAAGCCGACCGGCGATCCCAAGCTTCTGAAGGAGCAGCTGGAAGTCTCGCTCAAACTTCTGCCGTCGCCATCTGCCCCATCTGCGCCGCTCGGCGAAATGGCTGCGGCAGACTGGCAGCAGACACTCGATCTGATGAAGGAATATCAGGACATCAAGACCGATATGTCGGCAGACGCCTTCTTCACCAACAGCCTCATCGCAAAATAA
- a CDS encoding SDR family oxidoreductase has protein sequence MSTHYDLEGRVAVVTGAAGGFGAAISRRLQDCGATVVHWDLPTAVKSGYVANLPHAGVDITDAQSIETAANDLQQRFGRLDILVNNAGIVGNVAPLWEIPVEEFRRIIDVNLFGAFLVCRALVPLMIETAKESHFGRIVNVASIQAKEGMHQAAAYSAAKAGLVAMTKSLGKELATADILVNAVTPAASMTAMSIDAPRERLDDILSRIPMRRFLDPAEVANMVAWLSSSECSFSTGAVFDLSGGRATY, from the coding sequence ATGTCCACACACTATGATCTTGAAGGCCGGGTGGCGGTCGTCACGGGTGCTGCCGGCGGCTTCGGTGCCGCCATCAGCCGGCGGTTACAGGACTGCGGCGCCACGGTGGTTCACTGGGATCTGCCGACAGCTGTGAAAAGCGGTTACGTTGCCAACCTGCCCCATGCCGGCGTCGATATCACAGACGCGCAAAGCATCGAAACCGCAGCCAATGATCTGCAACAGCGGTTTGGCAGGCTCGACATCCTCGTCAACAATGCCGGCATTGTCGGCAATGTCGCGCCCTTGTGGGAAATTCCGGTCGAGGAATTTCGCAGGATCATCGACGTCAATCTGTTCGGGGCGTTTCTTGTCTGCCGTGCGTTGGTGCCGTTGATGATCGAAACGGCGAAAGAAAGCCATTTCGGCCGCATCGTCAACGTCGCCTCCATCCAGGCCAAGGAAGGCATGCATCAGGCAGCCGCCTACAGCGCCGCCAAGGCGGGGCTGGTGGCGATGACCAAAAGCCTCGGCAAGGAACTGGCAACAGCGGATATTCTCGTTAACGCCGTTACGCCCGCGGCCTCCATGACGGCAATGAGTATCGATGCTCCGAGGGAACGACTGGACGATATTCTCTCCCGCATTCCCATGCGGCGTTTTCTCGACCCCGCCGAAGTCGCCAATATGGTGGCTTGGCTCTCTTCTTCCGAATGCAGCTTCTCGACCGGCGCGGTTTTCGACCTGTCCGGCGGTCGTGCAACATATTGA
- a CDS encoding fumarylacetoacetate hydrolase family protein — protein MKLLRYGPIGQEKPAALDAEGIIRDLSSIVTDIAGATLSRSFLEKLTKTDLSSLPAVPSDVRIGPCVGSVGNFVAVGLNYIDHALETNTPIPEEPVLFNKHTSCISGPNDPICLLKDSEKTDWEVEIAFVIGEPAYHVREEDALSVIAGFCVCHDVSERAFQIERGGQWTKGKSGPTFGPLGPWLVTPDEIGDVQNLGLWLDVNGQRMQTGSTSKMIFPIATLVSYISRFMRLMPGDVITTGTPPGVGLGMKSPVFLKAGDVVELGIDGLGRQRQIVTAFGA, from the coding sequence ATGAAACTTCTCCGTTATGGTCCAATCGGCCAGGAAAAGCCGGCAGCGCTAGACGCCGAGGGCATTATCCGCGATCTTTCTTCGATCGTCACCGACATAGCCGGGGCGACCCTTTCGCGCAGTTTTCTTGAAAAACTGACAAAAACCGATCTTTCTTCCCTCCCGGCCGTACCATCTGATGTGCGGATCGGTCCCTGCGTCGGTTCTGTCGGCAATTTTGTGGCGGTTGGCCTCAATTACATCGACCATGCGCTGGAAACGAATACGCCCATTCCCGAAGAGCCGGTGCTTTTCAACAAACACACCTCCTGCATTTCCGGCCCGAATGATCCGATCTGCCTTCTGAAGGATTCGGAAAAAACCGATTGGGAAGTCGAGATCGCCTTCGTTATCGGTGAGCCGGCCTATCATGTGCGGGAAGAGGATGCACTCTCCGTCATTGCGGGTTTCTGCGTCTGCCATGATGTCTCCGAACGCGCCTTCCAGATCGAACGCGGCGGCCAATGGACGAAAGGCAAAAGCGGACCGACATTCGGTCCGCTCGGGCCGTGGCTGGTCACGCCGGATGAAATCGGCGACGTGCAAAATCTCGGCCTGTGGCTGGACGTTAACGGCCAGCGCATGCAGACCGGCTCGACGTCCAAGATGATTTTCCCGATCGCAACGCTGGTTTCCTATATCAGCCGCTTCATGCGTCTGATGCCAGGCGATGTGATCACCACCGGCACACCGCCAGGTGTGGGCCTTGGAATGAAATCGCCCGTCTTTCTGAAAGCCGGCGACGTGGTCGAACTCGGCATTGATGGCCTTGGCAGACAGCGC